The nucleotide sequence ACTCACAAGTATACAACAATGATTTTATGAAGTCGTTTTAAATAGCCAAGCCAAGCTAATGAGTTCATTTCTGAGGTGAAATTAATCTTTCATCCAAATCGTCTTGCatcaaattttcaattgcaTTTTCCAAATTATCGATTCGTTGAGTCATTTCATTCACTATAAATTTGAGGTGAGCAAAAAAAGTAAGGAATTATCAATAGAGAACATCGAGTGAGGTGAGATTGAAAGGTATAAGACACTCTATTAGATGATCTCGAAAGAAAGGGCATGTGCATGTAAGAGGTGTTAGATTGATTGACTCACTTCGTGATCTACAAAAAGCATTGAGTGTAAGTGAAGGAAATGATCATAATTGCGTGATTCGATGGAATTTGAGCAAATCGAAAGATTAACTTACAAGACTTGTTCactcatttcatcaaatctaGTCTCTAATTGCGTTAATAGATTATCAACctgaaaataatcaatgATATTTAAATATGTAAGTTTGATGCTTTTTGAAAATACCCTCAATATAATCCTGATGATTTACTCACAAATCCACATAATTCTCCAGGACTAACTAAATCTTTTATAGTACCATTATTGATTGGTGCAGAAACTTTAGaaggatttgatgaatttggattatCTATATTTAATAATCTCTTTATttgagatgaagatgaaggtacTAAAGCTGCTGTATGTGATTGTTGTAGATCCGTTGATTTACTTGACATTCTGAGTTATGTTATTCAATTGAGTGTGTTGTGGGTAGTAGTTTGGATATGATGGAGATATAAAAGATCAGATAAAGTGTCGTTGATGAAGCGAAATGTACATTCATCTTATATTGTTtggttttggttttttCACGTGTCGCGTTTTGGAACTCTTCAACGTTGACAATACACTTATTTATTCTAGTATTCATTCCAAATAAGCATACATACTCACAAGCCCAATATATTCCGCTACGTATCACTCCATGAATAGTGTATTAAACAGATCGAACCTGAGGATTGGCGTATTGAGATCAGTAACGACCAGTAGTAACATTCTTCTCGCTCCATACCTTTTCCCCTAGACACATATACAATCTTTCCAAACCGCTTTGATTGGCTATGGAACTTGTTACACTTTCAGTAATATGACAAATTGTAGCTCTTCCTCCTTCCATTCTGGCTGACATGCGATTACAAGCAAACTGCCTTTCTGCTTAGAATCATTTATTTCGAGGAAGACGTAAGAGAGATTGTAGTGAAATTCTACTGGGTTTTCCGTCGTTATCGAGCTATCAGAGCTCTTTCGCTCTTTCGCTCGTGAGTAATGAGCCACACAGGTGGTCAAGTCATTAGAGATGCGCGTTTCATAATTACAAGTGCAGCTCTAATATGAGTGGTATTTGGCATTATCGGTTCACCAGCTGCATCATCTTTCGATTCACTTGCTGATTTAGGAAAAGGTTCAATCATTGATATGGGTTTCACCACTTTCGCTGTCAGGGTTGTCCTTATTTATGTAGGAGTAGGAATCACCTACATGCTATGACATGCATTTCCATGTCCCGTTAGATTTTATGGCCAGAGTATTGTTGTATTCTACGTCTGGCTTGTTATTCACTGACGATTTAGGTGAATGTTATGACGCAATTTAATTGTACGGTGCGAATCTATGTATCATTCGGCGTGGTGGAGGTCAACTTGGTCATCTATCATTGGTAGCTTATCTCTAAAACACTGGATACAATTCACTAGCAAACTTCTATAATAATAGCGCTCATCTAAAAACTAAAGAATAGATAGCTTTATAGAAAAAGAGAACAAAATGGCTTCACTTGAAAAAGTATCTTCGAATAGAGTTTCTACAGGTTATTTAACGAAATACAAattcccttcttcatccttaGGGGGACTTTCAACTCAATTCAACGTAttcattccttcttctgcatCAGAAAATTCTACTGTACCAGTATTATTTTATTTAGCAGGTTTAACATGTAATGAAGATACTGGTGCTCAAAAAGGAGGTTTCCTTAATACTgctggtgaagaaggtattgCAATTGTTTTCCCTGATACTTCACCTAGAGGAGCAGGAgtagaaggagaagatgatgattggcAACTTGGAACTGGTATGTCACAATCATCATTGTCTATAATGATCCTCGACAACTTTATACGATCTAATCCACACCGAGACCGCTTGAGAATATTCGTTTCGTAAAATGGTAAACAGCTGACATATCGCCCTTTTGTGGTTGTATAGGTGCTGGATTTTACCTCAATGCAACTGCTgagaaatggaagaagcATTATAACATGTATGATTTGGTAGTGAAAGAGCTGCCTGAGGTATTGAAAGGGGCTAATCTTGGCTTGGTGAGTTTGTTTTTTCgaattgaagaatcttGATGATTCTGTTAATTCACGAAACGTCTTTTGCATTCATTTaaaaagctaataaatTAACAATCAGGACTTTTCACGATGGTCGATCACTGGTCATTCCATGGGAGGTTAGTAAAATCTGAATTCAGAGTGAAACATAATGGCGAATTGACCGGTTTCTGACAGGTCATGGAGCATTATCGATTTACTTGAAAAACCCAGGGTTGTTTAAATCAGTTTCGGCGTTCGCACCAGCATGGTAAGTCCACGAGTCTACATTTTACAAGCACCGTATGACTTGCTTTCCGAATTGTCTTCTGCCGAAATCGGATAGCCCATATTAACTTCGGGTTTTTCTGTGTAGCAACCCCTCAAAAACGCCATGGGGAATTAACGCATTCACAAATTACCTAGATTATAAGACAAGatcttctccaccttcagAATGGCTTCCTCATGACACATCACACCTTCTACAAAACTACAAAGGGGATGTCAACATACTAATTGATGTTGGAACGGAGGATGATTTCTTGAAAAAGGGACAATTGGAACCTGAAAGTATATCAAGTCAAAATAAGAAAGGTGTTGAAGTTAGATTACAAGATGGGTTTGATCATTCATACTACTTCGTGAGCTTCATGATTTGGCTACGAGagatatcatatcatcgTAGTGGTATGGCTGACCATAAATCTTAATTGTTCCAGATTTCGACTTTCGCTCCTGAGCATGTAGCTTTCCATGCTAAATTCCTGAAAGCTTAATGCTGATTGGGGTCAGACAATGAAATCACCTTATTCTGTCATAAAGTTCAGTAGATATGCAGTAGCGTAGCATACAATGCATGCTAGAGCTTTACAACTTTATGGGATATCTAACCTTTACAATCCATAGTGACCTTATTAGCGAGTGCGGTACAAAATTCCCGGTCCAATTCTAATCATCTATACAAGAGGAACTTCCACTCTCAAATCCCTTAATTCGGATCTAACAACTCTTCCATCTTTGACAATACCTTTTACAAATTTATGAGGTTCATTAAATATACTAACATCTTCAAGTGGATTTGCCGAAAGTAAAAGTAAATCCGCAAATGCTCCTTCTTGAATAATACCAATTTTACCTTGCATTCCTAAAATTTTAGctataaatgaaaaaatcatcattaaaaTCAGTATATTCATTAATCTGGTTACTCTATTTATTATGAAATTTTCTGCCCGAAATACatgaaattggatttaattaaaactcacctccatTAATTGTAGCTTGTTTAAGTataacatcatcatttaatactttttttcttaaatcaaattcacttaATTGAACATTTTGCATTGAATTAAAACAATCTGTTCCAAATCCAATATTTACACCTAATTCATGTGCTTTTTTAATTACTTTATATCCACCATTAATTactaattttaatttttctcttgattgaattggaaTCATAGATTCATAAGGTGGTTTTGAAAGTAATTCTTGTACAATTAAAGTAGGAGTTAAATGAATATTTTTTTTGGCCATTAATTTTAAtgtatcttcatctaataaatgTCCATGTTCTATACCTCCTATTCCACCTTCAATTGCATTTCGTGCAGCAGGTGAAGTAAAGCAATGAGCGGCTAATCATTACAATGTCAGTGAACTCGCTATCGTCTAACTTATTTATCTTTTTACTTACTGACTAATGTGCCTTTCTAAATTCACGTCACCCAATCAGCTATAGTTTGCAAACGCTTAAAGATGCCCTGACTCACCATCATTCGTACAACATCACAAATGGCTTTGATTTCAGCTACGGTAAATTGTTCACTATCTAATTTATCCGTTGGACTTGCAACACCACCCGATGAGCAAATTTTAATATGATCGGCACCTTGTATCATACACATCAGCAATATGCATATAGAAAACGCCATGTTGTATATGAAGTAAGAGGCTCAAGGTATACAACTCACCTGCCCTCATCATTTTCCTTGCAGCTCTCGTACATTCTTCAACACCATCAACTACAACACTATCTCTTCCTGTACCGTTTGACGAACAACATCCAGTGATGGGCTTATCAGAATCAGCTCCATCATCTCCATGTCCTCCTGTTTGAGACATTACTGGACCACCTTGAAATATTCTTGGACCAGGTATAAGCCATTGTTCTGTAGCATTTTTGTAATGTCTATTTGCACCTCCAACATCACGAA is from Kwoniella pini CBS 10737 chromosome 1, complete sequence and encodes:
- a CDS encoding S-formylglutathione hydrolase, with the translated sequence MASLEKVSSNRVSTGYLTKYKFPSSSLGGLSTQFNVFIPSSASENSTVPVLFYLAGLTCNEDTGAQKGGFLNTAGEEGIAIVFPDTSPRGAGVEGEDDDWQLGTGAGFYLNATAEKWKKHYNMYDLVVKELPEVLKGANLGLDFSRWSITGHSMGGHGALSIYLKNPGLFKSVSAFAPACNPSKTPWGINAFTNYLDYKTRSSPPSEWLPHDTSHLLQNYKGDVNILIDVGTEDDFLKKGQLEPESISSQNKKGVEVRLQDGFDHSYYFISTFAPEHVAFHAKFLKA